A region of Halanaerobiales bacterium DNA encodes the following proteins:
- the hslV gene encoding ATP-dependent protease subunit HslV, with translation MSKLPIEATTIVAVKNGDNVALAGDGQVTMGETVMKAGARKVRRLYNGEVISGFAGTAADAFALFEKFEVKLEEFHGNLERAAVELAKEWRTDKMLRKLEALLLVANKEKILLISGTGDIIEPDDNITAIGSGGPYARAAARALYKHNKNDLSASEIAREAINIAGDICIYTNNNISIEEI, from the coding sequence TTGTCGAAATTACCTATTGAAGCTACTACTATTGTTGCTGTAAAAAATGGAGATAACGTTGCACTGGCAGGAGATGGTCAGGTTACTATGGGAGAAACTGTAATGAAAGCTGGTGCACGAAAAGTTCGTAGATTGTATAATGGTGAGGTTATATCAGGTTTTGCTGGAACTGCTGCTGATGCTTTTGCTTTATTTGAAAAATTTGAAGTCAAATTAGAAGAATTTCATGGCAATTTAGAAAGGGCAGCAGTTGAATTGGCCAAAGAATGGCGAACTGATAAAATGTTAAGAAAATTAGAAGCATTATTGCTTGTAGCAAATAAAGAGAAAATTTTACTAATTTCTGGTACTGGAGATATTATAGAACCTGATGATAATATTACTGCTATAGGTTCTGGTGGTCCTTATGCTAGGGCTGCAGCAAGAGCTTTATATAAACATAATAAAAATGATTTATCTGCCAGTGAAATAGCTAGAGAAGCTATAAATATTGCAGGAGATATTTGTATTTATACTAATAATAATATAAGCATTGAAGAAATTTAG